In Holophagales bacterium, one DNA window encodes the following:
- a CDS encoding methylamine utilization protein, whose translation MRPFARALRVAGAWLLVATPGVAADLQGTVEVRAPGRQERDRSVDVRQAVVTFTPDRPLAGARPAPGRFEMVTVKKEFEPRILVVPTGSTVTFPNQDPILHNVFSVSGRNAFDLGLVGRGPGKAWRFDSPGLVRVFCNVHHSMVAYVMVVDTPFHARPAADGSFLLRGVPEGPGKLLVWHERAEALTLALASPAAAPPRILLEVSKPRIPPHSDKHGKAYGSTRSYD comes from the coding sequence GTGCGTCCCTTCGCTCGAGCCCTCCGTGTCGCCGGTGCGTGGCTGCTCGTCGCCACGCCCGGCGTGGCCGCCGACCTGCAGGGGACGGTCGAGGTGCGCGCGCCCGGTCGCCAGGAGCGCGACCGCAGCGTCGACGTTCGCCAGGCGGTCGTGACCTTCACTCCGGATCGCCCGCTCGCCGGCGCGCGACCCGCACCGGGTCGCTTCGAGATGGTGACGGTGAAGAAGGAGTTCGAGCCGCGCATTCTCGTCGTGCCGACCGGATCGACGGTGACCTTCCCCAACCAGGACCCGATCCTGCACAACGTCTTCTCGGTCTCCGGCCGCAATGCCTTCGACCTCGGGCTCGTCGGTCGCGGTCCCGGCAAGGCATGGCGGTTCGACTCGCCGGGGTTGGTGCGGGTCTTCTGCAACGTCCATCATTCGATGGTCGCCTACGTCATGGTGGTGGACACGCCGTTTCACGCGCGACCCGCGGCCGACGGGAGCTTCCTCCTGCGAGGGGTTCCCGAGGGTCCGGGCAAGCTTCTCGTCTGGCACGAGCGGGCCGAGGCGCTGACCCTGGCGCTCGCCTCGCCGGCCGCCGCGCCGCCCCGCATCCTGCTCGAGGTGAGCAAGCCGCGGATCCCGCCGCACAGCGACAAGCATGGAAAGGCTTACGGGTCGACTCGTTCCTATGACTAG